A window of the Gossypium hirsutum isolate 1008001.06 chromosome A03, Gossypium_hirsutum_v2.1, whole genome shotgun sequence genome harbors these coding sequences:
- the LOC107938846 gene encoding uncharacterized protein: protein MEALLSQFTFLSDQALQGNKNFDPSAMEDLMKLFEIESYKAWAALELEEDKQVKGAEITMQQAEDYFDSVMETAVDEFRRFEEEMERESKAELSGVDDTAETVKKMGDLMEKGANIASKLYVEAAMKSAGFNGLSPNKVHPS from the coding sequence ATGGAAGCTCTCCTCTCTCAATTCACTTTCCTCTCAGATCAAGCTTTACAAGGCAACAAGAATTTCGATCCATCCGCCATGGAAGACCTAATGAAGCTTTTCGAGATCGAATCTTACAAGGCATGGGCAGCTTTGGAGCTAGAGGAAGACAAACAAGTGAAAGGAGCTGAAATAACCATGCAACAAGCAGAGGATTATTTTGACTCGGTCATGGAAACCGCCGTGGATGAGTTCAGGCGATTCGAGGAAGAAATGGAACGCGAGTCAAAAGCTGAACTCAGTGGTGTTGATGATACTGCTGAGACAGTTAAAAAAATGGGGGATTTGATGGAAAAAGGTGCAAACATTGCGTCTAAATTGTATGTTGAAGCTGCTATGAAATCTGCAGGTTTTAATGGACTTTCACCTAACAAGGTTCATCCTTCAtga